In Prunus dulcis chromosome 1, ALMONDv2, whole genome shotgun sequence, the following are encoded in one genomic region:
- the LOC117616050 gene encoding uncharacterized protein At3g61260 has protein sequence MRSIEDKGCYNNHGPTQEISGSSAINFEFHKANGASRTPHHRTALGKPTPSKWDDAQKWLVGLSRGPDKNQSKTKPRNSNADDLRLIAPVPQKEQDYSSGEDDGVEDQQEEEEEENGCDGSARPNQYDVETKKVDCDDSVWRSNKPMENSTAAMRSLCLRDMGTEMTPIASQEPSRTATPIRATTPAARSPISSGSSTPVRPCQHGMQASQGYQKSTDGRSSHEAKSCGRGSGAVKRYVEESNACKSMPDNQNSDQARKPSPLETRAMAWDEAERAKYMARYKREEVRIQAWENHEKRKAEMEMRKMEVKAERMKARGQEKLTNKLAATRRIAEEKRANAEAKLNEKALRTSEKADYIRRTGHLPSTFSFKLPSLCW, from the exons ATGAGATCCATAGAGGATAAGGGGTGCTATAACAACCATGGACCAACTCAGGAGATTTCTGGCAGCAGTGCtataaattttgagtttcaCAAAGCAAATGGAGCTAGCCGTACCCCTCATCATCGAACAGCCTTAGGCAAACCAACGCCATCAAAATGGGATGATGCACAAAAATGGCTAGTGGGGCTGTCAAGAGGACCAGACAAAAACCAATCCAAAACCAAGCCCAGAAACTCAAATGCAGATGACTTGAGACTCATAGCTCCTGTGCCACAGAAGGAGCAGGACTATTCAAGTGGAGAGGATGATGGGGTAGAAgatcaacaagaagaagaagaagaggaaaatggATGTGATGGCTCTGCAAGGCCAAATCAATATGATGTGGAGACAAAGAAAGTGGACTGTGATGACTCAGTTTGGAGAAGCAACAAACCAATGGAAAACTCAACAGCAGCTATGAGATCTTTATGTTTGAGGGACATGGGAACAGAAATGACCCCCATTGCAAGCCAAGAGCCTTCGAGAACTGCCACCCCTATTAGAGCCACAACTCCTGCGGCACGGAGCCCTATATCTTCAGGATCCTCCACCCCAGTAAGGCCATGCCAACATGGGATGCAAGCTAGTCAGGGCTATCAAAAATCCACTGACGGCAGAAGTAGTCATGAGGCCAAGTCTTGTGGGAGAGGGAGTGGTGCAGTCAAAAGGTATGTAGAAGAATCAAATGCTTGCAAGAGTATGCCTGACAACCAGAACTCAGATCAAGCTAGGAAACCAAGTCCCCTAGAAACTCGAGCAATGGCTTGGGATGAGGCAGAACGTGCTAAATATATGGCAAG GTATAAACGCGAAGAGGTCAGAATACAGGCCTGGGAAAATCATGAGAAGAGGAAAGCTGAGATGGAAATGAGAAAAATGGAG GTGAAAGCTGAGAGAATGAAAGCTCGCGGTCAAGAAAAGTTAACGAATAAACTTGCCGCGACTAGAAGAATAGCTGAAGAAAAGAGGGCTAATGCAGAGGCCAAACTCAATGAAAAAGCTTTAAGAACTTCAGAAAAGGCAGATTACATAAGGAGGACTGGCCATTTGCCCTCTACATTCTCATTCAAGTTGCCTTCTCTTTGCTGGTAG
- the LOC117616378 gene encoding 2,4-dichlorophenol 6-monooxygenase isoform X1, protein MAVSRLFKRFCGLHRANARIQACPPGYIHRRALSDSQVFNNGDDTVLPVLIVGAGPVGLVLSILLTKLGVKCSVLEKSKTFSKHPQAHFINNRSMEVFRKLDGLAEEIQRSQPPVDLWRKFIYCTSLYGSILGSVDHMQPQDFEQVVSPASVAHFSQYKLISLLLKQLENLSFKLCMSNELEGFNHGPFQERQLLMGHECVSIKANDDFISVTASFLKDGKRMERNIRCNIVVGTDGAGSTVRKLAGIDMRGKRDLQKLVSVHFSSRDLGKYLLSERPGMLFFIFNTEAIGVLVAHDLKQGEFVLQIPFYPPQQNLEDFSPEICEELIFKLVGRELSDINVIDIKPWVMHAEVAEKFISCGNRIILAGDAAHRFPPAGGFGMNTGIQDSHSLAWKIASVVKDIAPSSILHTYETERRPIAIFNTELSIQNFKAAMTVPAALGLDPTVANSVHQVINEGVGSILPSGLQRAILDGIFTIGRAQLSESLLNEKNPLGSSRLANLRRIFEEGKSLQLQFPAEDLGFRYLEGALIPDTDDALGAPEGPTGRRRDYVPSVVPGSRLPHMNVTILSNSSSEVTFSTLDLISGDKIEFLLIIAPTDLSYHLARAAFKVAKEFKVSARVCVLWPAGSVKQVEAGSKALLTPWENYIDVVEVKKSSNPSSWWDLCQMTDKGAILVRPDEHVAWRVKSGVVGDPITEMRRVFSATLGLKPHNRRDQEADQ, encoded by the exons ATGGCGGTTTCAAGGTTGTTCAAGAGGTTTTGCGGTCTACACAGAGCTAATGCCAGAATCCAAGCATGCCCACCTGGCTACATACATAGAAGAGCCTTATCAGACTCCCAGGTATTCAACAATGGCGATGATACGGTGCTTCCGGTTCTGATAGTCGGTGCAGGACCTGTGGGTCTTGTTCTGTCTATACTTTTAACAAAACTAG gGGTCAAATGTTCAGTTTTGGAGAAAAGCAAAACTTTCTCAAAACATCCGCAGGCACACTTCATCAACAATCGATCCATGGAG GTGTTCCGTAAATTGGATGGCCTGGCAGAGGAGATTCAGAGGTCTCAACCACCAGTAGATTTATGGAGGAAGTTCATATATTGCACTTCGCTCTATGGTTCAATTCTTGGGTCAGTGGACCATATGCAACCCCAAG ATTTTGAGCAAGTTGTCAGCCCGGCCTCTGTCGCACACTTCTCGCAGTACAAGCTAATTAGTTTACTACTTAAGCAGCTTGAAAATCTCAGCTTCAAGTTATGTATGTCTAACGAGTTGGAAGGCTTTAACCATGGGCCTTTTCAGGAAAGGCAACTATTAATGGGGCATGAGTGTGTTTCCATTAAAGCCAATGATGATTTTATTTCAGTGACTGCATCTTTTCTCAAAGATGGGAAACGTATGGAGAGGAATATCAGATGTAATATCGTTGTTGGTACAGATGGTGCTGGAAGTACTGTACGTAAGCTGGCTGGAATAGATATGAGAGGTAAGAGGGACTTGCAGAAGCTTGTGAGTGTCCATTTCTCTAGCAGAGATCTTGGGAAGTACTTGCTCAGTGAGAGACCCGGCATGCTGTTTTTTATCTTCAATACTGAAGCTATAGGTGTCCTTGTCGCTCATGATCTCAAGCAAGGGGAATTTGTTTTGCAG ATTCCATTTTATCCACCTCAGCAAAACCTTGAAGATTTCAGTCCCGAG ATATGTGAGGAATTAATCTTCAAGTTGGTTGGTCGAGAGCTAAGTGATATAAATGTGATTGACATAAAACCATGGGTGATGCATGCTGAAGTTGCTGAGAAGTTCATAAGTTGTGGAAACCGAATAATACTTGCTGGTGATGCTGCTCATCGATTCCCTCCTGCTGGAGGATTTG GAATGAATACTGGAATTCAAGATTCTCATAGTCTTGCTTGGAAAATAGCTTCTGTAGTGAAGGATATTGCACCATCTTCAATACTTCATACTTATGAAACAGAACGTAGGCCG ATTGCCATTTTCAATACAGAACTTAGCATTCAGAACTTTAAAGCAGCCATGACTGTTCCAGCAGCACTTGGTCTTGATCCAACTGTTGCAAACTCTG TACatcaagtcataaatgaggGGGTTGGTTCCATCTTACCATCTGGACTACAGAGGGCCATTTTGGATGGAATTTTCACTATAGGTCGTGCACAACTATCGGAATCTcttttgaatgaaaaaaacCCACTTGGATCTTCAAGGCTTGCTAATCTAAGACGGATATTTGAAGAAGGAAAGAGTCTCCAACTCCAGTTCCCAGCAGAGGATCTTGGTTTCAG GTACCTAGAAGGTGCACTTATTCCTGATACTGATGATGCACTGGGTGCTCCAGAAGGACCTACTGGTCGCCGGAGGGACTATGTTCCTTCTGTAGTTCCAGGTTCAAGGCTACCCCACATGAATGTGACGATATTGTCAAATTCCTCAAGTGAG GTTACTTTTTCTACACTGGATCTTATATCTGGAGACAAAATTGAGTTTCTCCTCATCATAGCACCAACAGACTTGTCCTACCATCTTGCTCGTGCTGCATTCAAAGTCGCCAAGGAATTCAAAGTTTCTGCGAGGGTTTGCGTCTTGTGGCCTGCTGGCAGTGTTAAACAAGTTGAAGCAGGAAGTAAGGCATTATTGACGCCCTGGGAGAATTACATAGATGTTGTGGAAGTTAAAAAGTCATCGAATCCATCATCATGGTGGGACCTCTGTCAAATGACTGACAAAGGAGCCATCCTAGTTCGGCCTGATGAGCATGTTGCTTGGCGTGTGAAGTCTGGGGTTGTTGGGGATCCCATAACAGAAATGAGAAGGGTTTTTTCTGCTACTTTGGGCTTAAAACCGCATAATAGGAGAGATCAAGAAGCTGATCAATGA
- the LOC117616378 gene encoding putative polyketide hydroxylase isoform X3: MAVSRLFKRFCGLHRANARIQACPPGYIHRRALSDSQVFNNGDDTVLPVLIVGAGPVGLVLSILLTKLGVKCSVLEKSKTFSKHPQAHFINNRSMEVFRKLDGLAEEIQRSQPPVDLWRKFIYCTSLYGSILGSVDHMQPQDFEQVVSPASVAHFSQYKLISLLLKQLENLSFKLCMSNELEGFNHGPFQERQLLMGHECVSIKANDDFISVTASFLKDGKRMERNIRCNIVVGTDGAGSTVRKLAGIDMRGKRDLQKLVSVHFSSRDLGKYLLSERPGMLFFIFNTEAIGVLVAHDLKQGEFVLQIPFYPPQQNLEDFSPEICEELIFKLVGRELSDINVIDIKPWVMHAEVAEKFISCGNRIILAGDAAHRFPPAGGFGMNTGIQDSHSLAWKIASVVKDIAPSSILHTYETERRPIAIFNTELSIQNFKAAMTVPAALGLDPTVANSVHQVINEGVGSILPSGLQRAILDGIFTIGRAQLSESLLNEKNPLGSSRLANLRRIFEEGKSLQLQFPAEDLGFRYLEGALIPDTDDALGAPEGPTGRRRDYVPSVVPGSRLPHMNVTILSNSSSEHQQTCPTILLVLHSKSPRNSKFLRGFASCGLLAVLNKLKQEVRHY; encoded by the exons ATGGCGGTTTCAAGGTTGTTCAAGAGGTTTTGCGGTCTACACAGAGCTAATGCCAGAATCCAAGCATGCCCACCTGGCTACATACATAGAAGAGCCTTATCAGACTCCCAGGTATTCAACAATGGCGATGATACGGTGCTTCCGGTTCTGATAGTCGGTGCAGGACCTGTGGGTCTTGTTCTGTCTATACTTTTAACAAAACTAG gGGTCAAATGTTCAGTTTTGGAGAAAAGCAAAACTTTCTCAAAACATCCGCAGGCACACTTCATCAACAATCGATCCATGGAG GTGTTCCGTAAATTGGATGGCCTGGCAGAGGAGATTCAGAGGTCTCAACCACCAGTAGATTTATGGAGGAAGTTCATATATTGCACTTCGCTCTATGGTTCAATTCTTGGGTCAGTGGACCATATGCAACCCCAAG ATTTTGAGCAAGTTGTCAGCCCGGCCTCTGTCGCACACTTCTCGCAGTACAAGCTAATTAGTTTACTACTTAAGCAGCTTGAAAATCTCAGCTTCAAGTTATGTATGTCTAACGAGTTGGAAGGCTTTAACCATGGGCCTTTTCAGGAAAGGCAACTATTAATGGGGCATGAGTGTGTTTCCATTAAAGCCAATGATGATTTTATTTCAGTGACTGCATCTTTTCTCAAAGATGGGAAACGTATGGAGAGGAATATCAGATGTAATATCGTTGTTGGTACAGATGGTGCTGGAAGTACTGTACGTAAGCTGGCTGGAATAGATATGAGAGGTAAGAGGGACTTGCAGAAGCTTGTGAGTGTCCATTTCTCTAGCAGAGATCTTGGGAAGTACTTGCTCAGTGAGAGACCCGGCATGCTGTTTTTTATCTTCAATACTGAAGCTATAGGTGTCCTTGTCGCTCATGATCTCAAGCAAGGGGAATTTGTTTTGCAG ATTCCATTTTATCCACCTCAGCAAAACCTTGAAGATTTCAGTCCCGAG ATATGTGAGGAATTAATCTTCAAGTTGGTTGGTCGAGAGCTAAGTGATATAAATGTGATTGACATAAAACCATGGGTGATGCATGCTGAAGTTGCTGAGAAGTTCATAAGTTGTGGAAACCGAATAATACTTGCTGGTGATGCTGCTCATCGATTCCCTCCTGCTGGAGGATTTG GAATGAATACTGGAATTCAAGATTCTCATAGTCTTGCTTGGAAAATAGCTTCTGTAGTGAAGGATATTGCACCATCTTCAATACTTCATACTTATGAAACAGAACGTAGGCCG ATTGCCATTTTCAATACAGAACTTAGCATTCAGAACTTTAAAGCAGCCATGACTGTTCCAGCAGCACTTGGTCTTGATCCAACTGTTGCAAACTCTG TACatcaagtcataaatgaggGGGTTGGTTCCATCTTACCATCTGGACTACAGAGGGCCATTTTGGATGGAATTTTCACTATAGGTCGTGCACAACTATCGGAATCTcttttgaatgaaaaaaacCCACTTGGATCTTCAAGGCTTGCTAATCTAAGACGGATATTTGAAGAAGGAAAGAGTCTCCAACTCCAGTTCCCAGCAGAGGATCTTGGTTTCAG GTACCTAGAAGGTGCACTTATTCCTGATACTGATGATGCACTGGGTGCTCCAGAAGGACCTACTGGTCGCCGGAGGGACTATGTTCCTTCTGTAGTTCCAGGTTCAAGGCTACCCCACATGAATGTGACGATATTGTCAAATTCCTCAAGTGAG CACCAACAGACTTGTCCTACCATCTTGCTCGTGCTGCATTCAAAGTCGCCAAGGAATTCAAAGTTTCTGCGAGGGTTTGCGTCTTGTGGCCTGCTGGCAGTGTTAAACAAGTTGAAGCAGGAAGTAAGGCATTATTGA
- the LOC117616378 gene encoding 2,4-dichlorophenol 6-monooxygenase isoform X2 — protein MAVSRLFKRFCGLHRANARIQACPPGYIHRRALSDSQVFNNGDDTVLPVLIVGAGPVGLVLSILLTKLDFEQVVSPASVAHFSQYKLISLLLKQLENLSFKLCMSNELEGFNHGPFQERQLLMGHECVSIKANDDFISVTASFLKDGKRMERNIRCNIVVGTDGAGSTVRKLAGIDMRGKRDLQKLVSVHFSSRDLGKYLLSERPGMLFFIFNTEAIGVLVAHDLKQGEFVLQIPFYPPQQNLEDFSPEICEELIFKLVGRELSDINVIDIKPWVMHAEVAEKFISCGNRIILAGDAAHRFPPAGGFGMNTGIQDSHSLAWKIASVVKDIAPSSILHTYETERRPIAIFNTELSIQNFKAAMTVPAALGLDPTVANSVHQVINEGVGSILPSGLQRAILDGIFTIGRAQLSESLLNEKNPLGSSRLANLRRIFEEGKSLQLQFPAEDLGFRYLEGALIPDTDDALGAPEGPTGRRRDYVPSVVPGSRLPHMNVTILSNSSSEVTFSTLDLISGDKIEFLLIIAPTDLSYHLARAAFKVAKEFKVSARVCVLWPAGSVKQVEAGSKALLTPWENYIDVVEVKKSSNPSSWWDLCQMTDKGAILVRPDEHVAWRVKSGVVGDPITEMRRVFSATLGLKPHNRRDQEADQ, from the exons ATGGCGGTTTCAAGGTTGTTCAAGAGGTTTTGCGGTCTACACAGAGCTAATGCCAGAATCCAAGCATGCCCACCTGGCTACATACATAGAAGAGCCTTATCAGACTCCCAGGTATTCAACAATGGCGATGATACGGTGCTTCCGGTTCTGATAGTCGGTGCAGGACCTGTGGGTCTTGTTCTGTCTATACTTTTAACAAAACTAG ATTTTGAGCAAGTTGTCAGCCCGGCCTCTGTCGCACACTTCTCGCAGTACAAGCTAATTAGTTTACTACTTAAGCAGCTTGAAAATCTCAGCTTCAAGTTATGTATGTCTAACGAGTTGGAAGGCTTTAACCATGGGCCTTTTCAGGAAAGGCAACTATTAATGGGGCATGAGTGTGTTTCCATTAAAGCCAATGATGATTTTATTTCAGTGACTGCATCTTTTCTCAAAGATGGGAAACGTATGGAGAGGAATATCAGATGTAATATCGTTGTTGGTACAGATGGTGCTGGAAGTACTGTACGTAAGCTGGCTGGAATAGATATGAGAGGTAAGAGGGACTTGCAGAAGCTTGTGAGTGTCCATTTCTCTAGCAGAGATCTTGGGAAGTACTTGCTCAGTGAGAGACCCGGCATGCTGTTTTTTATCTTCAATACTGAAGCTATAGGTGTCCTTGTCGCTCATGATCTCAAGCAAGGGGAATTTGTTTTGCAG ATTCCATTTTATCCACCTCAGCAAAACCTTGAAGATTTCAGTCCCGAG ATATGTGAGGAATTAATCTTCAAGTTGGTTGGTCGAGAGCTAAGTGATATAAATGTGATTGACATAAAACCATGGGTGATGCATGCTGAAGTTGCTGAGAAGTTCATAAGTTGTGGAAACCGAATAATACTTGCTGGTGATGCTGCTCATCGATTCCCTCCTGCTGGAGGATTTG GAATGAATACTGGAATTCAAGATTCTCATAGTCTTGCTTGGAAAATAGCTTCTGTAGTGAAGGATATTGCACCATCTTCAATACTTCATACTTATGAAACAGAACGTAGGCCG ATTGCCATTTTCAATACAGAACTTAGCATTCAGAACTTTAAAGCAGCCATGACTGTTCCAGCAGCACTTGGTCTTGATCCAACTGTTGCAAACTCTG TACatcaagtcataaatgaggGGGTTGGTTCCATCTTACCATCTGGACTACAGAGGGCCATTTTGGATGGAATTTTCACTATAGGTCGTGCACAACTATCGGAATCTcttttgaatgaaaaaaacCCACTTGGATCTTCAAGGCTTGCTAATCTAAGACGGATATTTGAAGAAGGAAAGAGTCTCCAACTCCAGTTCCCAGCAGAGGATCTTGGTTTCAG GTACCTAGAAGGTGCACTTATTCCTGATACTGATGATGCACTGGGTGCTCCAGAAGGACCTACTGGTCGCCGGAGGGACTATGTTCCTTCTGTAGTTCCAGGTTCAAGGCTACCCCACATGAATGTGACGATATTGTCAAATTCCTCAAGTGAG GTTACTTTTTCTACACTGGATCTTATATCTGGAGACAAAATTGAGTTTCTCCTCATCATAGCACCAACAGACTTGTCCTACCATCTTGCTCGTGCTGCATTCAAAGTCGCCAAGGAATTCAAAGTTTCTGCGAGGGTTTGCGTCTTGTGGCCTGCTGGCAGTGTTAAACAAGTTGAAGCAGGAAGTAAGGCATTATTGACGCCCTGGGAGAATTACATAGATGTTGTGGAAGTTAAAAAGTCATCGAATCCATCATCATGGTGGGACCTCTGTCAAATGACTGACAAAGGAGCCATCCTAGTTCGGCCTGATGAGCATGTTGCTTGGCGTGTGAAGTCTGGGGTTGTTGGGGATCCCATAACAGAAATGAGAAGGGTTTTTTCTGCTACTTTGGGCTTAAAACCGCATAATAGGAGAGATCAAGAAGCTGATCAATGA
- the LOC117616559 gene encoding uncharacterized membrane protein YuiD-like: MLIILIAGSTKKEEGTHLLCSDHFCLFSNITTPKGSNFVDRCRISRSLLSRHALPLSFSPSLPPPSSSYAYNQTIYQVSDWVLIFLFTLLNLQSRSNSTKKKAMVEVAASSTSSSSIFTNYPLLSAVVAFAIAQFIKFFTSWYKERRWDFKQLVGSGGMPSSHSATVTAVAAAIGFQEGVGGPIFAIGLILACVVMYDATGVRLQAGRQAEVLNQIVYELPAEHPLAESRPLRELLGHTPPQVIVGGLLGIVTAAIGYLITVTISHT; this comes from the exons ATGCTCATAATACTCATAGCTGGTAGTaccaagaaagaagaaggaacCCACCTCCTCTGCTCTGACCACTTTTGCTTGTTTTCAAACATAACGACACCAAAAGGCTCAAACTTTGTAGATCGTTGTAGAATCAGTCGGTCCTTATTATCACGTCAcgctctccctctctccttctctccctctctccctcctcctTCCTCCTCCTACGCGTACAATCAAACAATCTATCAAGTGTCAGattgggttttgatttttctgtttACCCTTTTGAATTTACAATCTCGTTCGAATTCAACCAAGAAAAAGGCGATGGTTGAGGTGGCGGCATCTTCGACATCGTCGTCTTCAATCTTCACCAACTACCCTCTTCTCTCTGCTGTTGTAGCTTTCGCCATTGCCCAATTCATCAAGTTCTTCACCTCCTG GTACAAGGAAAGACGATGGGATTTCAAGCAACTTGTTGGATCCGGAGGAATGCCGTCTTCTCATTCTGCGACTGTTACTGCGGTTGCTGCAGCCATTGGGTTCCAAGAAGGCGTTGGCGGACCAATCTTTGCAATTGGATTGATCTTAGCATGTGTT GTGATGTATGATGCAACTGGTGTGAGATTACAGGCTGGACGCCAAGCAGAG GTTTTGAATCAAATTGTGTATGAACTTCCTGCTGAACATCCTCTGGCAGAGAGCAGACCACTACGTGAACTTCTTGGACACACACCCCCTCAG GTTATTGTTGGTGGGTTGCTTGGAATCGTCACAGCAGCCATTGGCTATTTGATTACTGTAACAATCAGTCATACATGA